A single window of Streptomyces aquilus DNA harbors:
- a CDS encoding tautomerase family protein: MPHFTVHISESALDGKTEEGLIRGLADAVGAVYGEPFRRMVAVDLIGIPRHRRGVGGVPSERAAPDVRLSLREAAYRHPDVPDAPARLIAAITDAVVDALGEPVREEVAVSLTAVPEGRSGVGGRVG; encoded by the coding sequence ATGCCTCACTTCACCGTGCACATCAGCGAGAGCGCGCTCGACGGCAAGACCGAGGAGGGCCTGATCCGCGGGCTCGCGGACGCGGTCGGAGCGGTCTACGGCGAGCCGTTCCGCCGCATGGTCGCCGTGGACCTCATCGGCATCCCGCGCCATCGGCGGGGCGTGGGCGGTGTGCCGAGCGAGCGGGCCGCCCCGGACGTCAGGCTGAGCCTGCGCGAGGCGGCCTACCGGCACCCGGACGTGCCGGACGCGCCGGCCCGGCTGATCGCCGCGATCACGGACGCGGTGGTCGACGCGCTCGGCGAGCCGGTGCGCGAGGAGGTGGCGGTGAGCCTGACGGCCGTGCCCGAAGGGCGCTCGGGCGTGGGCGGCCGGGTGGGCTGA
- a CDS encoding methyltransferase — translation MSTIHWTEDRTARSARWHSESAAPPPRRVVVADDRTTAATAHRLAREGTALLWRGDFHNARHLLNAMRRRADRRPPRQGNTPAESFHLHRQARRHRARLLGRLIVLLEDDHTLALRRAPDVRRACAEAYGAPTGRTAVALTELLGVLGAWQWRERGVEVPALGARIHPHYGVFSPVRGEYVDLVARAPLTASPPGRTAFDLGTGTGVLAAVLARRGVGHVVATDIAPRALACARDTVRRLGLGGRVEVVGPALFPEGRADLVVCNPPWLPARPTSAVEQGVYDPDGEMLRGFLNGLADHLVPGGEGWLILSDLAEHLGLRSRRDLLTGIEAAGLRVVDRLDTRPRHPRARDTTDPLHAARAAEVTSLWRLAPR, via the coding sequence GTGTCCACGATCCACTGGACCGAAGACCGCACCGCCCGCTCCGCCCGCTGGCACTCCGAGAGCGCCGCGCCCCCGCCGCGCCGGGTCGTCGTCGCCGACGACCGGACGACAGCGGCCACCGCCCACCGACTCGCCCGCGAGGGAACGGCGTTGCTGTGGCGGGGCGACTTCCACAACGCCCGCCACCTGCTCAACGCGATGCGCCGCCGCGCCGACCGGCGACCGCCCCGCCAGGGGAACACGCCGGCGGAGTCCTTCCACCTCCACCGCCAGGCCCGCCGCCACCGGGCCCGACTGCTGGGCAGGTTGATCGTGCTGCTGGAGGACGACCACACCCTGGCCCTGCGCCGGGCTCCCGATGTGCGCCGGGCGTGCGCCGAGGCGTACGGGGCGCCGACCGGCAGAACGGCGGTGGCCCTGACGGAACTGCTGGGCGTCCTCGGCGCGTGGCAGTGGCGGGAGAGGGGCGTCGAGGTACCGGCCCTCGGCGCCCGCATCCACCCGCACTACGGCGTGTTCTCCCCGGTCAGGGGCGAGTACGTCGACCTCGTCGCGCGAGCACCCCTGACCGCGTCGCCCCCCGGCCGTACCGCCTTCGACCTCGGCACGGGGACCGGCGTGCTCGCCGCCGTCCTGGCCCGGCGTGGTGTCGGCCACGTCGTGGCCACCGACATCGCTCCGCGCGCCCTGGCCTGCGCCCGCGACACCGTGCGGCGGTTGGGACTCGGCGGACGGGTGGAGGTCGTGGGCCCGGCCCTGTTCCCCGAAGGCCGTGCCGATCTTGTCGTGTGCAACCCGCCCTGGCTCCCGGCCCGGCCGACGTCCGCCGTCGAGCAGGGGGTGTACGACCCGGACGGCGAGATGCTCCGCGGCTTTCTGAACGGCCTGGCGGACCATCTCGTCCCGGGCGGCGAGGGGTGGTTGATCCTCTCCGACCTCGCCGAACATCTCGGCCTGCGCAGCCGCCGTGACTTGCTGACCGGCATCGAGGCGGCGGGGCTGCGCGTGGTGGACAGGCTCGACACCCGGCCACGGCATCCACGGGCGAGGGACACCACGGACCCGCTCCACGCCGCCCGAGCCGCCGAGGTCACCTCGCTGTGGCGCCTGGCCCCGCGATGA
- a CDS encoding GNAT family N-acetyltransferase, which translates to MPYLLRPARLADAPAITELLNAVDEIEIGRRETDLPEVEAGLRHPEVDLERDSWLAFDGERLVAYGLLWDDSGNERIDVDHYVLPDDQAAGEQILDALQIRAVQRARANGAAKAVVHLHLNTRPTLDTSLIEARGWYVVRRYHVLERPLDQELDRAPELPEGVRIRPCATGADRQRAHQLYQSAFADHFDFQPRTYEQWLHDIDAEHLDWSLVWLLDTKELGDAGFLIARDDRAAMGWIRSVGVLGEARGQGLGGLLLRQAFAAFAARGRDTVGLGVDTANATGAPELYGRNGMKLHYAVDTWEAVLT; encoded by the coding sequence ATGCCTTACCTCCTGCGCCCCGCGCGGCTCGCCGACGCGCCCGCGATCACCGAGCTGCTCAACGCCGTCGACGAGATCGAGATCGGCCGGCGCGAGACGGACCTCCCCGAGGTCGAGGCCGGTCTCAGGCATCCCGAGGTCGACCTGGAGCGCGACTCCTGGCTGGCCTTCGACGGGGAGCGGCTGGTGGCGTACGGGCTGCTGTGGGACGACTCCGGGAACGAGCGGATCGACGTCGACCACTACGTCCTGCCCGACGATCAGGCAGCCGGGGAACAGATCCTGGACGCCCTCCAGATCAGGGCCGTCCAGCGGGCCCGGGCGAACGGCGCCGCCAAGGCCGTCGTCCATCTGCACCTCAACACCCGCCCGACCCTGGACACTTCACTGATCGAGGCACGGGGCTGGTACGTCGTACGCCGCTACCACGTGCTGGAACGCCCGCTCGACCAGGAACTCGACCGCGCCCCGGAGCTACCCGAAGGCGTACGCATCCGTCCCTGCGCCACCGGGGCGGACCGGCAACGCGCCCATCAGCTCTACCAATCCGCCTTCGCCGACCATTTCGACTTCCAGCCGCGCACCTACGAGCAGTGGCTGCACGACATCGACGCCGAGCACCTGGACTGGTCGCTGGTGTGGCTCCTCGACACCAAGGAGCTGGGCGACGCCGGGTTCCTGATCGCACGGGACGACCGCGCGGCCATGGGGTGGATCCGCAGCGTGGGGGTGCTCGGCGAGGCCCGGGGGCAGGGGCTGGGCGGGCTGCTGCTGCGGCAGGCTTTCGCCGCGTTCGCCGCACGGGGGCGGGACACCGTGGGGCTGGGAGTGGACACGGCCAACGCGACCGGCGCGCCCGAGCTGTACGGACGCAACGGGATGAAGCTCCACTACGCCGTCGACACGTGGGAGGCGGTCCTGACCTGA
- a CDS encoding class I SAM-dependent methyltransferase: MADHRRHDSVRHSYDTVAEEYTTRLHAELEGKPLDRALLTALLEQTEPGAVIGDLGCGPGHVAAWLAEKGARTVGIDLSAGMVEAGRSRFPEVEFRQGDLLELPAKDGEFGSLIALYTVIHLEPGELRRAFEEMERVLRPEGLLLLSFHVGEEVRHLDEWWGHSVDVDFRFLDPAHLTDLLASVGFTVEMQLERTHYAHEAETRRAYVLARRT; encoded by the coding sequence ATGGCTGATCACCGACGGCACGACTCCGTACGCCACAGCTACGACACCGTGGCCGAGGAGTACACGACCCGGCTCCATGCCGAGCTCGAAGGCAAGCCCCTGGACAGGGCGTTGCTGACCGCGCTCCTCGAACAGACCGAACCGGGGGCGGTGATCGGTGACTTGGGCTGCGGTCCCGGGCATGTGGCGGCCTGGCTGGCGGAGAAGGGCGCGCGAACGGTCGGGATCGATCTGTCCGCGGGCATGGTCGAGGCGGGCCGCAGCCGCTTCCCGGAGGTCGAGTTCCGCCAGGGCGACCTGCTGGAACTCCCGGCGAAGGACGGCGAGTTCGGCTCCCTGATCGCCCTCTACACCGTCATCCACCTCGAACCCGGCGAACTGCGGCGCGCCTTCGAGGAGATGGAGCGGGTCCTGCGCCCCGAGGGGCTGCTCCTGCTCTCCTTCCACGTCGGCGAGGAGGTCCGGCACCTGGACGAATGGTGGGGTCACTCCGTAGACGTCGACTTCCGTTTCCTCGACCCCGCACACCTCACGGACCTGCTCGCATCGGTCGGCTTCACGGTGGAGATGCAGCTGGAGCGCACGCACTACGCCCACGAGGCGGAGACCCGCCGCGCCTACGTGCTGGCCCGCCGCACCTGA
- a CDS encoding response regulator transcription factor, translating to MSIRVLLADDQALLRGTFRLLIDSCADMEVVGEAADGKEALELARAHRPDLVLMDIRMPGTDGLAATAAICEDPDLAGTRVLVLTMFETEEYVAQALRVGASGFLGKYVTTDVLLAGIRTVSSGEALLSPGATRALITRFLSAPAAGTLLTPPERLSDLTPREREVTVLAAEGRSNEDIAAHLVLSVLTVRTHVQRAMTKLGARDRAQLVVIAYQTGLVRPTSGPR from the coding sequence GTGAGCATCCGCGTCCTGCTCGCCGACGACCAGGCCCTGCTGCGGGGCACGTTCCGGCTGCTGATCGACTCCTGCGCGGACATGGAGGTGGTCGGCGAGGCCGCCGACGGCAAGGAGGCGCTGGAGCTCGCCCGCGCCCACCGCCCCGACCTGGTCCTCATGGACATCCGCATGCCCGGCACGGACGGCCTCGCGGCCACCGCCGCCATCTGCGAGGACCCCGACCTGGCCGGCACCCGCGTCCTCGTCCTGACCATGTTCGAGACCGAGGAGTACGTCGCCCAGGCCCTGCGCGTCGGGGCCAGCGGGTTCCTCGGCAAGTACGTCACCACCGACGTCCTCCTCGCCGGCATCCGTACCGTCTCCTCCGGAGAGGCCCTGCTCTCACCCGGCGCCACCCGCGCCCTCATCACCCGCTTCCTCAGCGCACCCGCCGCGGGCACCCTGCTGACCCCGCCGGAGCGTCTGAGCGACCTCACCCCGCGGGAACGGGAGGTCACCGTCCTCGCCGCCGAGGGCCGCTCCAACGAGGACATCGCGGCCCACCTCGTCCTCAGCGTGCTCACCGTCCGCACCCACGTCCAGCGCGCCATGACCAAGCTCGGCGCCCGCGACCGCGCCCAACTGGTCGTCATCGCCTACCAGACCGGGCTGGTACGCCCCACCTCCGGACCCCGCTGA
- a CDS encoding sensor histidine kinase, whose amino-acid sequence MDVMIALALLGCATLGASLSIPGTSRPSGDAPAVALAAVSCLALLVARDAPRAVAVAVTACTVATLAQSYLPTPLTLAPLMMALYWVAARTDLTTMRVLGGGAMAMIVITTVLDRPTTDLLLLRTVGPVLWLLLPLVGGHNARLRGAYLESVHARALHAERTREEEARLRVAEERLRIARELHDVVAHHMAVANAQAGTARHLAPTQPEQAQKILDELTSTTSSALLELRATVGVLRQADDADSLEPAPGLHRLPELIAACESAGLTVTVTTDGEPRPLSPGVDLTAYRIIQEALTNATKHASDHEARIRLAYSDSRLLITVANEGAATGSAVPGGGFGLMGMRERAHSVGGDLRAGPRPEGGFEVATALPLHSQVTDDHEATP is encoded by the coding sequence ATGGACGTCATGATCGCTCTGGCGCTGCTCGGCTGCGCGACCCTCGGCGCCTCGCTGAGCATCCCCGGCACGAGCCGCCCGAGCGGCGACGCGCCCGCGGTCGCCCTGGCGGCCGTCTCCTGTCTCGCGCTGCTCGTCGCGCGTGACGCCCCGCGCGCGGTCGCCGTCGCCGTCACGGCCTGTACGGTCGCCACGCTGGCCCAGAGCTATCTGCCCACACCGCTGACCCTGGCCCCGCTCATGATGGCCCTGTACTGGGTGGCCGCCCGGACCGACCTGACGACCATGCGCGTGCTCGGTGGGGGCGCCATGGCCATGATCGTGATCACCACCGTACTGGACCGGCCCACGACCGACCTGCTGCTGCTCCGCACCGTGGGCCCCGTGCTGTGGCTGCTGCTGCCTCTGGTCGGCGGCCACAACGCACGGCTGCGCGGCGCCTATCTGGAATCGGTGCACGCGCGTGCCCTGCACGCCGAGCGCACCCGGGAGGAGGAGGCGCGACTGCGGGTCGCCGAGGAGCGGCTGCGGATCGCCCGCGAGCTCCACGACGTCGTCGCCCACCACATGGCCGTCGCCAACGCCCAGGCCGGCACCGCCCGCCACCTCGCCCCCACCCAGCCCGAACAGGCGCAGAAGATCCTCGACGAGCTGACGTCCACCACCTCCTCCGCACTCCTCGAACTCCGTGCGACGGTGGGCGTGCTGCGCCAGGCCGACGACGCCGACTCCCTCGAACCCGCCCCCGGCCTGCACCGGCTCCCCGAGCTGATCGCCGCCTGCGAGTCCGCCGGCCTCACCGTTACGGTCACCACCGACGGTGAGCCCCGGCCACTGTCACCGGGCGTCGACCTGACGGCGTACCGGATCATCCAGGAAGCCCTGACCAACGCCACCAAGCACGCCTCCGACCACGAGGCCCGCATCCGGCTCGCCTACTCCGACTCGCGCCTGCTGATCACCGTCGCCAACGAGGGCGCCGCCACCGGCTCCGCGGTCCCGGGTGGCGGCTTCGGACTGATGGGCATGCGCGAGCGCGCCCACTCGGTCGGCGGCGACCTGCGGGCGGGACCGCGCCCGGAGGGCGGCTTCGAGGTCGCCACCGCCCTGCCCCTGCACTCCCAAGTGACCGACGACCACGAGGCGACCCCGTGA
- a CDS encoding MMPL family transporter has translation MAAFLYRLGRLAFRRRGYVALMWVAVLAAVGLGALQAPGTSDEEFSMPGIESQKAYDLMQERFPGAAADGATARVVFVAPDGQKVTATENKKAVEETVAALGAGSQVAGVADPYRTGAVSKDGATAYATVTYKVKSADVTDASRTAVRKAAEQARDAGLTVETGGSALDGGAGAGGMAEVIGIAVAAVVLLITFGSLAAAGLPLLTALIGVALTMFAITLLGSTLGLSTSTGTLAMMLGLAVGIDYALFVVSRYREERAQGRPPEEATGLAVGTAGSAVVFAGLTVVIALAGLTVVGIPMLTKMGLTAAGAVVVAVLVALTAVPALLGFWPNAVLARRLRKRGVDNSTGDNGGTRWATFVLRRPLPVLLLGVLGLGALALPMTGLQLGMPGDEAKSTSTTERRAYDDLAEGFGPGFNGPLTVVVDAQGAADPKADVAAVNQKIARTDGIVSVTQPRFNKAGDTAVFTATPSTSPTDERTKDLVKAIRAERTESFEVTGTTALNIDIADKVQAALVPYLVTVVGLAVVLLLVVFRSVLVPLKAALGFLLSVLAALGAVVVVFQEGHGASVFGVEQTGPIMSLMPIFLVGIVFGLAMDYEVFLVSRMREAYVQGESARQAVVSGFRHSARVVVAAALIMIAVFAGFIGESDSMIKMIGFGLATAVLLDAFVVRMAIVPAVLALLGDRAWWLPQWLDRLLPRVDIEGEALTRRPAGAAEPDPDLTPDEHPQVRV, from the coding sequence GTGGCTGCTTTTCTCTATCGACTGGGCCGACTGGCCTTCCGGCGGCGCGGGTACGTCGCCCTGATGTGGGTGGCCGTCCTGGCCGCCGTCGGGCTGGGCGCCCTCCAGGCCCCGGGAACCTCCGACGAGGAGTTCTCGATGCCGGGCATCGAGTCCCAGAAGGCGTACGACCTGATGCAGGAGCGCTTCCCCGGCGCCGCCGCCGACGGCGCCACCGCCCGCGTGGTCTTCGTCGCCCCCGACGGACAGAAGGTCACCGCCACCGAGAACAAGAAGGCCGTCGAGGAAACGGTGGCCGCCCTCGGCGCCGGCTCCCAGGTGGCCGGGGTCGCCGACCCGTACAGGACCGGGGCGGTCAGCAAGGACGGGGCCACGGCCTACGCCACCGTCACCTACAAGGTGAAGTCCGCCGACGTCACCGACGCCAGCCGTACGGCGGTGCGGAAGGCGGCGGAGCAGGCGCGCGACGCCGGGCTGACCGTCGAGACCGGCGGTTCGGCCCTGGACGGTGGAGCGGGCGCCGGCGGCATGGCCGAGGTCATCGGCATCGCCGTCGCGGCCGTCGTCCTGCTGATCACCTTCGGCTCACTGGCCGCCGCCGGACTGCCGCTGCTCACCGCGCTCATCGGCGTCGCCTTGACCATGTTCGCCATCACGCTGCTGGGCAGCACCCTCGGCCTGTCCACCAGCACCGGGACGCTGGCGATGATGCTGGGCCTGGCCGTGGGCATCGACTACGCCCTGTTCGTCGTCTCCCGCTACCGCGAGGAGCGCGCCCAGGGCCGCCCGCCGGAGGAGGCGACCGGACTGGCCGTCGGCACCGCCGGTTCGGCCGTCGTCTTCGCCGGTCTCACGGTGGTCATCGCCCTCGCCGGACTGACCGTCGTCGGCATCCCGATGCTCACCAAGATGGGACTGACCGCGGCCGGCGCGGTCGTCGTCGCTGTCCTCGTGGCCCTGACCGCGGTCCCCGCGCTGCTGGGCTTCTGGCCCAACGCGGTGCTCGCCCGGCGGCTCCGTAAACGGGGCGTCGACAACAGCACCGGCGACAACGGCGGCACCCGCTGGGCCACGTTCGTCCTGCGCCGGCCCTTGCCGGTGCTCCTCCTCGGCGTGCTCGGGCTCGGCGCGCTGGCCCTGCCCATGACCGGCCTTCAGCTGGGCATGCCCGGCGACGAGGCCAAGTCCACCTCCACCACCGAACGCCGCGCCTACGACGACCTCGCCGAGGGCTTCGGCCCCGGGTTCAACGGCCCGCTCACCGTCGTCGTGGACGCCCAGGGCGCAGCGGACCCGAAGGCGGACGTGGCGGCGGTCAACCAGAAGATCGCCCGCACCGACGGCATCGTCTCCGTCACCCAGCCCCGCTTCAACAAGGCGGGCGACACGGCGGTGTTCACCGCCACGCCGTCCACCAGCCCCACCGACGAACGCACCAAGGACCTCGTCAAGGCCATCCGAGCCGAGCGCACCGAGAGCTTCGAGGTCACCGGCACCACGGCCCTGAACATCGACATCGCGGACAAGGTACAGGCCGCGCTCGTCCCGTACCTCGTCACCGTCGTGGGGCTGGCCGTCGTCCTGCTGCTGGTCGTCTTCCGGTCCGTGCTCGTCCCCCTCAAGGCCGCCCTCGGCTTCCTGCTCTCGGTGCTCGCCGCGCTCGGCGCCGTCGTCGTGGTCTTCCAGGAAGGACACGGTGCGAGCGTCTTCGGGGTGGAGCAGACCGGGCCGATCATGAGCCTGATGCCGATCTTCCTGGTGGGCATCGTCTTCGGCCTGGCCATGGACTACGAGGTGTTCCTCGTCTCCCGGATGCGGGAGGCGTACGTCCAGGGCGAGTCCGCGCGGCAGGCGGTCGTCTCCGGGTTCCGGCACAGCGCCCGGGTGGTCGTGGCCGCCGCGCTCATCATGATCGCGGTGTTCGCCGGGTTCATCGGGGAGAGCGACTCCATGATCAAGATGATCGGGTTCGGCCTCGCCACGGCCGTCCTCCTCGACGCCTTCGTGGTGCGGATGGCGATCGTCCCCGCGGTCCTCGCCCTGCTGGGCGACCGCGCCTGGTGGCTGCCGCAGTGGCTGGACCGGCTGCTGCCCCGCGTCGACATCGAGGGCGAGGCCCTCACCCGCCGGCCGGCCGGGGCCGCGGAACCCGACCCCGATCTGACGCCGGACGAGCACCCGCAGGTACGTGTCTGA